A genomic stretch from Suncus etruscus isolate mSunEtr1 chromosome 17, mSunEtr1.pri.cur, whole genome shotgun sequence includes:
- the LOC126033721 gene encoding LOW QUALITY PROTEIN: glutathione S-transferase theta-2B-like (The sequence of the model RefSeq protein was modified relative to this genomic sequence to represent the inferred CDS: substituted 1 base at 1 genomic stop codon), which produces MGLELYVDLISQPCRVVYIFAKKNRIPFELRYVDFLKGETISKDFTQLSSLQRVPVLKDGDFVLSESVAILFXMISKYKTDSHWYPFDPHIRARIHEYLGWHGDLVRGTFGVPLWVKVIVPISGLQVPEEKVERNKELMDKTLHKMEEYFLGNKPFLAGQEMTIADLLALEELMQPLGVGYDLLAGHKKLAAWRNRVETFLGADLVKEAHHTIMNIVQVSATTTIPPPPPGFYPYMRLRIARIP; this is translated from the exons ATGGGTCTGGAGCTCTATGTGGACCTGATTTCCCAGCCCTGCCGCGTCGTCTACATCTTTGCCAAGAAGAACCGCATCCCCTTTGAGCTACGCTATGTGGACTTCCTCAAAG GAGAGACCATTAGCAAGGACTTCACACAATTAAGCAGCCTGCAGAGGGTTCCTGTCCTCAAAGATGGTGACTTTGTCTTGAGTGAAAG TGTGGCCATCCTGTTCTAAATGATCTCTAAATATAAAACAGACAGTCACTGGTATCCATTTGATCCTCACATCCGAGCCCGCATCCATGAGTACCTGGGCTGGCATGGAGACCTCGTTCGAGGCACTTTTGGTGTGCCCCTGTGGGTAAAG GTGATTGTTCCCATCAGTGGGCTCCAAGTACCAGAGGAGAAAGTGGAACGCAACAAAGAGCTCATGGACAAGACACTGCATAAGATGGAGGAATACTTCCTGGGCAACAAGCCTTTCCTTGCTGGCCAGGAGATGACCATTGCTGACCTACTGGCACTAGAGGAACTGATGCAG CCCTTGGGTGTTGGCTATGACCTGCTTGCAGGACATAAGAAACTGGCAGCCTGGCGTAATCGAGTGGAGACTTTCCTGGGTGCTGACCTGGTTAAGGAAGCCCATCATACTATCATGAATATCGTTCAAGTTTCTGCCACTACAACCATCCCACCACCTCCCCCAGGTTTCTATCCATATATGAGACTTCGTATTGCCAGGATCCCCTGA